The Nostoc sp. 'Lobaria pulmonaria (5183) cyanobiont' genome window below encodes:
- the lnt gene encoding apolipoprotein N-acyltransferase: MQKKQNKKQGERLTALLPYLIALASGILMGLTVAPVGAWFLAWIALIPLWVLVVTSAKGKNQFPPAFLWGIGYHGVALWWITGIHPMTWLGVPWLPSLAITLFCWGFISVLGGVFLTIWAAVIVRLVGQKPWLRILIGTAVWCGLESLWSAGPLWWSSLAYTQSPHNLVIVHLGQLSGPNSVTATIVAVNGLLAEGWMNRTEAERISSVSRQLLLLRETLREQVGEPQGRTGFSAPLRLVNKYWVIATGLLITLHVIGFILYSRPIAQLPEAALKVGIIQGNIPNRLLRSSEGFRRAQENYTTGYLTLADQGVDAVLTPEGALPIFQRNLMETALVAAVKEKGIVAWIGAFGERGDSYTISLFTFNRKGEIVSRYDKAKLVPLGEYIPFEGILGKIVQRLSPLDAHQVAGSANQLFDTPFGRAIASICYESAFPEQFRRQAAMGGQFILSSSNDAHYTASMPFQHHAQDIMRAIETDRWSARATNTGYSAFVDPHGRTLWMSGYNTYETHAETIYRRQTKTLYVRWGDWLTPLLFISSGGAWLVIRSIKKFNNFGNS; the protein is encoded by the coding sequence ATGCAGAAGAAGCAGAATAAAAAGCAGGGGGAGAGGTTAACCGCCTTACTCCCTTACTTGATTGCCTTAGCTAGCGGCATTCTAATGGGGCTAACCGTCGCCCCTGTCGGCGCATGGTTCTTGGCTTGGATTGCTCTAATTCCCTTATGGGTGCTAGTTGTCACTTCAGCCAAAGGCAAAAACCAATTCCCTCCTGCTTTCTTGTGGGGTATCGGTTATCACGGTGTCGCCCTATGGTGGATTACCGGAATTCATCCGATGACTTGGTTGGGCGTTCCGTGGTTGCCAAGTTTGGCAATCACTCTTTTTTGTTGGGGATTTATCAGTGTTTTGGGAGGGGTATTCCTTACTATTTGGGCGGCTGTAATAGTTCGCCTGGTTGGGCAAAAACCGTGGCTACGTATACTGATTGGTACAGCCGTCTGGTGCGGTTTAGAGAGTCTATGGAGTGCCGGGCCTTTGTGGTGGAGTTCTCTTGCTTACACCCAAAGTCCGCACAATCTCGTAATTGTACATTTGGGTCAACTCTCTGGGCCTAATAGTGTGACAGCAACAATAGTTGCTGTTAATGGGTTACTTGCTGAAGGATGGATGAACCGCACAGAGGCAGAGAGAATTTCCTCTGTGTCGCGCCAGTTGCTTCTCCTAAGGGAGACGCTGCGCGAACAAGTCGGGGAACCGCAAGGGCGCACTGGCTTCTCTGCGCCTCTGCGGTTGGTTAATAAATACTGGGTTATCGCCACAGGACTATTAATTACCTTACACGTGATTGGTTTTATCTTATATAGCCGTCCCATTGCCCAACTCCCAGAAGCAGCCTTAAAAGTGGGGATTATTCAGGGTAATATCCCGAACCGACTTTTACGAAGTTCCGAAGGGTTTCGTCGCGCCCAAGAAAATTACACCACTGGGTATTTAACTTTAGCAGACCAAGGTGTAGATGCAGTCCTCACCCCAGAAGGAGCCTTACCTATTTTTCAACGCAACTTGATGGAAACTGCCTTAGTCGCAGCAGTGAAGGAAAAAGGCATAGTGGCTTGGATTGGGGCTTTTGGCGAACGGGGAGACAGTTATACAATTAGCTTGTTTACTTTCAACAGGAAGGGTGAAATTGTCAGCCGCTACGATAAAGCAAAACTAGTACCTTTGGGAGAATATATTCCCTTTGAAGGAATTTTAGGCAAAATAGTTCAACGCTTGTCGCCTTTGGATGCACACCAAGTTGCTGGTTCAGCAAATCAGCTATTTGACACTCCTTTTGGTCGAGCGATCGCTAGTATATGTTATGAATCTGCTTTTCCTGAACAATTTCGTCGTCAAGCTGCTATGGGTGGGCAATTTATCCTCAGTTCTTCTAACGATGCCCATTACACTGCATCCATGCCATTCCAGCATCATGCACAGGATATCATGCGAGCAATTGAAACCGATCGCTGGTCAGCACGGGCAACTAATACTGGATATTCAGCCTTTGTAGATCCTCATGGCAGAACCTTATGGATGTCTGGATATAATACCTACGAAACTCATGCTGAAACAATTTATCGGCGACAGACAAAGACTTTATATGTGCGTTGGGGTGATTGGTTAACACCCTTGTTATTCATATCTTCTGGAGGAGCTTGGCTGGTAATTCGCAGTATAAAGAAATTTAATAATTTTGGCAATTCCTAG
- a CDS encoding phosphodiester glycosidase family protein, with translation MSFVICHWVQEFDSGLTLQQEAQAMKPIDCHEAMNLDGGASKAFAANSKILVPAGRLLTNVIVVYDAKNPAAAALQQL, from the coding sequence TTGTCATTCGTCATCTGTCATTGGGTACAAGAGTTCGATAGTGGATTAACTTTACAGCAAGAAGCGCAAGCAATGAAACCAATTGACTGTCACGAAGCAATGAATTTAGATGGTGGTGCATCGAAAGCCTTTGCTGCTAACAGTAAAATTTTAGTCCCCGCCGGACGCCTACTAACTAATGTGATTGTTGTTTATGATGCTAAGAATCCTGCTGCTGCTGCTTTACAACAATTATGA
- a CDS encoding ATP-dependent Clp protease ATP-binding subunit, whose amino-acid sequence MFEHFTSEAIRVIMLAQEEARRLGHNFVGTEQILLGLMGEGTGVAAKVLAELGVTLKDARREVEKIIGRGSGFVPPEIPFTPKVKSLFEQSFKEAHSLGQNYINTEHLLLGLTEAGEGVAAKVLQNLGVDFKSVRSAIVRRLGENAPAFAGSGSQKRTQPLTMEEFGRNLTKLAQEGRLDPVVGREKEIERAIQILGRRTKNNPVLIGEPGVGKTAIAEGLAQRIINQDVPENLQDKQVISLDMGSLVAGTRFRGDFEERIKKVVEEVRTVGNIILVIDEIHTLVGAGGTEGGLDAANILKPALARGELQCIGATTLDEYRKHIERDAALERRFQPIKVGEPSVEETVQILYGLRGAYEQHHKVTILDAALVAAAELSDRYISDRFLPDKAIDLIDEAGSRVRLRNSQSSPNKELKRELAGVTKEKEAAVRVQDFDKATQLRDQELKLAEQLQATFTPNEQPVNSTVVDEEDIAQIVASWTGVPVNKLTESESELLLHLEDTLHQRLIGQEQAVSAVSRGIRRARVGLKNPNRPIASFIFSGPTGVGKTELAKALAAYFFGAEDSMIRLDMSEYMESHTVAKLIGSPPGYVGYDEGGQLTEAVRRKPYSVLLFDEIEKAHPDVFNMLLQLLDDGHLTDAKGRKVDFKNTLIILTSNIGSKVIEKGGSGLGFDFDTQADASYNRIRTLVNEELKAYFRPEFLNRLDEIIVFTQLSKDEVKQIAEIMLRDVANRLTEKGIILEVSDRFKELVVQEGYNPSYGARPLRRAIMRLLEDSLAEAMLSGEITDGDTALIDVDDDSQVRVQKLEKRELLLANVG is encoded by the coding sequence ATGTTTGAACACTTCACTTCCGAAGCCATTAGAGTAATTATGTTAGCTCAGGAGGAAGCACGTCGCCTGGGACACAATTTCGTAGGAACTGAACAAATTCTCCTGGGTTTGATGGGAGAAGGAACTGGGGTTGCTGCTAAAGTGCTGGCCGAATTAGGCGTTACCCTCAAAGATGCACGTCGCGAGGTAGAAAAAATTATTGGTAGGGGTTCTGGCTTTGTACCACCAGAAATTCCTTTTACTCCTAAGGTGAAAAGCCTCTTTGAGCAATCGTTTAAAGAAGCTCACAGTCTAGGACAGAATTACATTAACACTGAACACTTACTCTTAGGATTAACCGAGGCTGGTGAAGGTGTCGCCGCCAAAGTCCTGCAAAATCTAGGGGTTGACTTCAAGAGTGTCCGCAGTGCCATAGTTCGCCGTTTGGGTGAAAATGCACCAGCTTTTGCTGGTAGTGGTAGTCAAAAGCGTACCCAACCGCTAACAATGGAAGAATTTGGCAGAAATTTGACCAAATTAGCCCAAGAAGGCAGACTCGACCCCGTAGTTGGTCGCGAGAAGGAAATTGAGCGGGCAATCCAAATTCTCGGTCGCCGCACTAAGAATAACCCAGTGTTGATTGGAGAACCAGGAGTTGGTAAAACTGCGATCGCAGAAGGTCTAGCTCAACGGATTATCAACCAGGATGTTCCCGAAAATTTGCAAGACAAGCAAGTTATCAGCCTCGATATGGGATCATTGGTAGCTGGAACTCGCTTCCGTGGCGATTTTGAAGAACGCATCAAAAAAGTCGTGGAAGAAGTCCGCACTGTGGGCAATATCATCTTGGTGATTGACGAAATTCACACCTTGGTTGGTGCTGGTGGTACAGAAGGTGGCTTGGATGCAGCCAACATCCTCAAACCTGCCTTAGCACGAGGTGAACTCCAGTGCATCGGCGCAACTACCCTTGATGAGTATCGTAAGCACATCGAGCGTGATGCCGCCCTAGAGCGTCGTTTCCAGCCGATTAAGGTTGGGGAACCCTCAGTAGAGGAAACCGTACAAATTCTCTACGGCTTGCGCGGCGCTTACGAACAACACCACAAAGTCACAATTTTGGATGCGGCACTTGTCGCAGCAGCAGAATTATCAGACCGCTATATTAGCGATCGCTTCTTGCCCGATAAGGCAATAGACTTGATTGATGAAGCTGGTTCTCGCGTTCGTTTGCGGAACTCCCAAAGTTCTCCGAATAAAGAACTCAAGCGTGAACTCGCTGGTGTCACCAAAGAAAAAGAAGCAGCAGTCAGAGTCCAAGATTTTGACAAAGCTACACAACTGCGCGACCAAGAGTTAAAACTCGCAGAACAACTGCAAGCAACGTTTACACCAAACGAGCAACCTGTCAACTCGACTGTAGTTGACGAAGAAGACATCGCTCAAATCGTTGCCTCTTGGACTGGTGTACCAGTCAACAAACTTACTGAATCTGAGTCAGAGTTGCTCCTACACCTAGAAGACACTCTACATCAGCGGCTCATCGGACAAGAGCAAGCAGTCTCGGCTGTATCTCGCGGTATCCGTCGCGCCCGTGTCGGCTTGAAAAATCCCAATCGTCCCATTGCTAGTTTTATCTTCTCTGGGCCCACTGGAGTCGGTAAAACAGAATTGGCGAAGGCGTTAGCTGCCTACTTCTTCGGTGCGGAAGACTCCATGATTCGCTTAGATATGTCCGAATACATGGAAAGCCACACCGTCGCCAAGCTGATTGGTTCGCCTCCTGGTTATGTCGGATACGACGAAGGCGGACAACTTACAGAAGCCGTGCGCCGGAAACCATACTCAGTGTTGCTATTCGACGAAATCGAAAAAGCACACCCCGATGTATTCAATATGCTGCTGCAACTCTTGGATGACGGTCATCTTACGGATGCAAAAGGTCGGAAAGTGGACTTCAAGAACACGCTGATCATTTTGACTTCTAACATCGGTTCCAAGGTGATTGAAAAAGGTGGTAGTGGTTTAGGTTTTGACTTCGACACTCAAGCCGACGCTAGTTATAACCGCATCCGCACCTTGGTAAATGAGGAATTGAAAGCTTACTTCCGTCCTGAGTTCCTCAACCGTCTTGATGAGATTATCGTCTTCACCCAGCTTTCTAAGGATGAAGTTAAGCAAATCGCTGAAATTATGCTCCGCGATGTTGCTAATCGCTTGACAGAAAAAGGAATTATCTTAGAAGTTAGCGATCGCTTCAAAGAGCTTGTGGTACAAGAGGGTTATAACCCCAGCTATGGCGCTAGGCCATTACGTCGGGCAATTATGCGCCTTCTAGAAGATTCTCTCGCTGAAGCAATGCTGTCTGGTGAAATTACAGATGGAGACACAGCCCTTATCGATGTTGATGATGACTCTCAAGTGAGAGTACAAAAATTAGAAAAACGAGAATTGCTCTTGGCAAATGTTGGCTAA
- the gyrA gene encoding DNA topoisomerase (ATP-hydrolyzing) subunit A gives MTTSQERIIPIDLRTEMSQSYLEYAMSVIVGRALPDARDGLKPVHRRILYAMHELGLLHDRPFKKCARVVGEVLGKYHPHGDTAVYDALVRMAQDFSMRSPLVNGHGNFGSVDNDPPAAMRYTECRLQALTSAGLLHDIELETVDFADNFDGSQQEPTVLPARIPQLLLNGSSGIAVGMATNIPPHNLGELIDALVAVIHNPEITDLELMQYVHGPDFPTGAQILGTSAIREAYTTGRGSITMRGVANIETVEQRGRPDREAIIITELPYQTNKAALIEKIAEMVNEKRLEGIADIRDESDRDGMRIVIELKRDAYPRVVLNNLYKQTPLQANFGANMLALVNSEPQVLTLKQFLSVFLDFRIESIARRTRYELRKAEERDHLLQGLLIALAQLDPIIVLIRHAPDAPTAKGELITTYGLSEVQADAILQMQLRRLTALEADKIRLEHEELQAKITDLQDILARRERVLEIIETEVAQLKTSFATPRRTVILPGEGELDDRDLIANEKAIILVTEQGYIKRMPVNTFEAQSRATRGKAAAKVKDDDTIEHFLTCCDHDSILFFSERGVVYCLRAYQIPASSRTSRGTPIVQMLPIPKEEKITSIVPVDEFSNEEYLVMLTKGGNIKKTELAAFSHIRANGLIAISLEEGDQLRWVRRAKVEDSVIIGSRNGMAIHFRCNHEQLRPLSRATRGVKAMKLKNKDELVGMDILPAAILETLDVTEAETEDIETIETEDIEITEINEESVEVPSSGVVGPWVLVITMGGYGKRVPVAQFRLQNRAGQGLMATKFKNRKNKDKLATLRIVNNDADEIMMVTNRGIIIRQAVNAISIQSRSATGVRVQRLDEDDAITGVAIVPPDAGDAEEAE, from the coding sequence ATGACAACCTCACAGGAGAGGATTATCCCGATAGACTTGCGAACCGAAATGTCGCAGTCTTATCTGGAATACGCCATGAGCGTGATAGTGGGTCGGGCGTTGCCAGATGCCAGGGATGGTCTAAAACCTGTGCATCGCCGCATTCTCTACGCAATGCACGAGCTAGGTCTGCTCCACGATCGCCCTTTTAAGAAATGCGCCCGTGTGGTCGGGGAAGTGCTGGGTAAATATCACCCCCACGGTGACACGGCAGTATATGATGCCTTGGTGCGGATGGCGCAGGATTTTTCCATGCGATCGCCCCTAGTTAACGGGCATGGTAACTTTGGTTCGGTAGACAACGATCCGCCAGCCGCGATGCGGTATACAGAATGCCGCTTGCAAGCTTTAACTAGTGCTGGTCTACTCCACGACATCGAATTAGAAACCGTAGACTTTGCCGATAACTTCGACGGTTCCCAGCAAGAACCCACAGTTTTACCAGCACGGATTCCCCAGTTATTGCTTAACGGTTCCTCTGGAATTGCCGTAGGCATGGCCACCAACATTCCCCCCCACAATTTGGGCGAATTGATTGATGCTTTGGTGGCAGTAATCCACAATCCAGAAATCACTGATCTCGAATTAATGCAGTATGTCCACGGCCCAGATTTTCCGACTGGGGCGCAAATTTTGGGGACATCTGCCATTCGAGAAGCTTACACTACAGGGCGTGGTTCCATCACCATGCGTGGTGTAGCTAACATTGAAACCGTTGAACAACGGGGACGCCCAGATAGAGAAGCAATTATCATCACCGAATTGCCCTATCAAACCAACAAAGCGGCGCTGATTGAAAAAATCGCCGAAATGGTGAACGAAAAGCGTCTAGAAGGGATTGCAGATATCCGGGATGAAAGCGATCGCGACGGGATGCGAATTGTGATCGAACTCAAGCGTGATGCTTATCCCCGCGTCGTGCTGAACAACCTTTACAAGCAAACGCCACTGCAAGCCAACTTCGGCGCGAATATGCTGGCGTTGGTGAATAGCGAACCCCAAGTACTCACCCTCAAGCAGTTTTTAAGCGTTTTCTTAGATTTCCGTATTGAATCCATTGCCAGACGCACCCGCTACGAACTGCGGAAAGCCGAAGAACGCGACCATCTCCTGCAAGGGTTATTAATTGCCCTAGCTCAGTTAGATCCGATTATTGTCTTGATTCGTCATGCTCCCGATGCACCCACAGCTAAAGGCGAATTAATCACAACTTACGGACTCTCAGAAGTGCAAGCAGATGCGATTTTGCAAATGCAATTGCGGCGCTTGACTGCCTTAGAAGCAGACAAAATTCGTCTGGAACACGAAGAATTACAAGCGAAAATTACCGACTTGCAAGATATTCTGGCACGCCGGGAGAGAGTGCTAGAAATCATTGAAACCGAAGTCGCGCAACTAAAAACTAGCTTTGCCACACCCCGCCGCACAGTGATTTTACCAGGGGAAGGTGAATTAGACGATCGCGACCTCATTGCCAATGAAAAAGCGATAATTCTGGTGACAGAACAAGGCTACATCAAACGGATGCCAGTTAACACCTTTGAAGCCCAAAGCCGTGCAACTAGAGGTAAAGCCGCAGCCAAGGTGAAGGATGATGATACTATTGAGCATTTTTTGACTTGCTGCGATCACGACAGTATTTTATTCTTTAGTGAGCGTGGTGTTGTTTATTGCCTGAGAGCTTATCAAATTCCAGCGAGTTCGCGTACCAGTCGCGGGACACCAATCGTCCAGATGCTACCGATTCCCAAAGAGGAAAAAATCACTTCGATTGTACCTGTTGACGAGTTTAGCAACGAAGAATATCTGGTCATGCTTACCAAAGGTGGCAATATCAAGAAAACCGAATTGGCAGCCTTTAGTCACATTCGCGCCAATGGTTTGATTGCTATTTCCTTAGAAGAAGGCGACCAACTGCGCTGGGTGCGACGCGCTAAAGTCGAGGACAGTGTAATCATTGGTTCTCGTAACGGGATGGCGATTCACTTCCGGTGTAACCACGAACAACTGCGTCCTTTAAGTAGGGCGACTCGTGGGGTAAAAGCCATGAAACTCAAAAATAAAGATGAACTTGTGGGTATGGATATTCTCCCCGCAGCAATTCTGGAAACTTTGGATGTTACAGAAGCAGAAACTGAAGATATCGAAACAATTGAAACAGAAGATATCGAAATTACCGAAATTAATGAAGAGTCAGTAGAAGTGCCTAGCAGTGGCGTAGTTGGCCCTTGGGTGTTGGTAATTACAATGGGAGGATATGGTAAGCGCGTACCAGTTGCCCAATTCCGACTGCAAAATCGTGCTGGTCAGGGTTTAATGGCAACCAAGTTCAAAAACCGCAAAAACAAAGATAAGTTGGCAACCCTACGCATTGTCAACAATGATGCTGATGAAATTATGATGGTGACAAATCGCGGTATTATCATCCGTCAAGCGGTGAATGCGATTTCGATCCAATCGCGATCGGCAACTGGGGTCAGAGTGCAGCGTTTAGATGAAGACGACGCCATTACTGGAGTAGCAATAGTTCCACCTGATGCTGGCGATGCAGAAGAAGCAGAATAA
- a CDS encoding 2-hydroxyacid dehydrogenase, producing the protein MKVAVFSTKAYDRQFLSAANSPIQHELVFFEPRLNRDTAILAAGFPAVCVFVHDQVDAPTLEILASGGTRVVVLRCAGFNNVDLQATADLGITVVRVPAYSPYGVAEHAVGLILSLNRKIHRAYNRVREGNFSIDGLLGFNLHERTVGIVGTGKIGLILGQIMKGFGCHLLAYDVYRNPELEALGGKYVELPELFANSDIISLHCPLTPETHHLINTETIEKIKPGVMLINTSRGALIDTQAVIEGLKSGKIGYLAVDVYEQESELFFEDLSGEIIQDDIFQRLTTFPNVLITGHQAFFTAEALYNIAETTFANISDVEQGRPCANEIRA; encoded by the coding sequence ATGAAAGTAGCAGTTTTCAGTACAAAAGCCTACGATCGGCAGTTTTTGTCAGCTGCAAATTCTCCCATCCAACACGAATTAGTCTTTTTTGAACCGCGTTTAAATCGAGATACGGCTATCCTGGCTGCCGGATTTCCGGCGGTTTGTGTATTTGTGCATGACCAGGTTGATGCCCCAACTTTAGAGATTCTCGCCTCAGGGGGAACTCGCGTGGTTGTCCTTCGCTGTGCAGGGTTTAACAATGTAGACTTACAAGCCACAGCAGATTTAGGAATTACCGTTGTGCGTGTTCCCGCCTATTCACCTTATGGGGTAGCAGAACACGCCGTAGGATTGATTTTGAGCTTAAATCGCAAAATTCATCGTGCCTATAACCGTGTCCGAGAAGGCAATTTTTCTATAGATGGACTGTTGGGATTTAATTTGCATGAGCGCACAGTCGGAATTGTCGGTACTGGCAAAATCGGTCTGATTTTAGGACAGATTATGAAGGGGTTTGGCTGTCACCTACTCGCCTATGACGTTTATCGCAATCCAGAATTGGAGGCGCTGGGTGGAAAGTATGTAGAACTACCTGAGCTATTTGCCAACTCCGATATTATCTCCCTGCATTGCCCCCTGACTCCCGAAACCCATCACTTGATTAACACTGAAACTATAGAAAAGATTAAGCCAGGTGTGATGCTAATTAATACTAGCCGAGGAGCGCTGATTGATACCCAAGCAGTGATTGAGGGATTGAAGTCTGGTAAAATTGGCTATCTGGCTGTAGATGTCTACGAACAAGAATCGGAATTGTTCTTTGAGGATTTGTCTGGGGAAATTATTCAAGATGATATTTTCCAGCGTCTGACAACGTTCCCCAATGTACTCATTACCGGACATCAAGCCTTTTTTACAGCAGAAGCTCTCTACAATATTGCAGAAACAACTTTTGCTAATATTAGCGATGTTGAACAGGGTCGTCCTTGTGCCAATGAAATTCGTGCATAA
- a CDS encoding rRNA large subunit pseudouridine synthase E, with protein sequence MTNHYRYIIFYKPYGVLSQFTKDAPTHSTLKDYIDVSDVYPVGRLDWDSEGLLLLTNDGQLQHRLAHPRFGHKRTYWVQVERIPDAEAIKKLQTGVEIQDYRTQPAEVKLLPEEPQLPERTPPIRFRKNIPTAWLEMTLTEGKNRQVRRMTAAVGFPTLRLVRVSIAHLQLDDLQLGQWRDLTASELDNFSKSKSFPPKAAR encoded by the coding sequence ATGACTAATCATTACCGATATATTATTTTTTACAAACCCTATGGCGTTCTTAGCCAGTTTACAAAAGATGCCCCCACACATAGCACCCTAAAAGATTATATTGATGTGTCTGATGTGTATCCTGTGGGACGCTTAGACTGGGATAGTGAAGGATTGCTGCTGTTAACGAACGATGGACAATTGCAACATCGCCTCGCCCATCCGCGTTTTGGTCATAAACGTACTTACTGGGTACAGGTAGAGCGAATTCCAGATGCAGAAGCTATCAAAAAGTTACAAACAGGTGTAGAAATTCAAGATTACCGCACTCAACCAGCAGAAGTTAAGCTTCTACCAGAAGAACCACAGTTACCCGAACGCACCCCACCGATTAGATTTCGCAAAAATATCCCGACAGCTTGGCTGGAAATGACTTTGACAGAGGGAAAAAACCGCCAAGTACGTCGTATGACTGCGGCTGTCGGGTTTCCGACTTTGCGACTGGTCAGGGTTAGTATAGCTCACCTACAATTAGATGACCTACAATTGGGTCAATGGCGAGACCTCACCGCCTCTGAACTCGATAATTTCAGTAAATCGAAAAGTTTTCCTCCAAAAGCCGCCCGATAA